In the genome of Crassostrea angulata isolate pt1a10 chromosome 6, ASM2561291v2, whole genome shotgun sequence, the window AACAGATCATCAAACGAACACCTCCAAATCAAAAGAgatcttttttttctacagttgTAATAATGTAACAATGGATTGTAACTTCAAGTAAATTTATGTGTTTAGCAAATGCACAGTTATGAATAAAAGGATTGGGTTTTTTAACTATTGCACGTTTATAATCACGGAACATTAGGTGTTAAATTCAATTTACATTAATGAGTATATGGGTGTATAGTTAACAGTTGTTAACACGAacgattttagtttgttttaaaGCAATTCGTGAGCAAACATTTTGCAACGAAACCCGAGAGCGTTAAATGTAAAAGATATCGTTGAATTAGCATAACTTCAACGACGGTATTTTATTATAACCTTTGATAAATGTCATTTTTTCGTAATAATGTCAAATTTCTAGATTTCACAGGTGATTACAGTTTACAGAACTTGTACCCGATCCTATTGTATATACCATCTTATCAATagaatatgttcaaaccaactATAATGGTCacttttattttagataaaagcAGCGCAATACTTTAGTAAATAgatcaataataaataaataatgaattaatacTTGTAAATAAATACTACTGTAATAACAGCAATACTGGTCATGGACAAAGAGTATTAGATAACGTCTGACGACGTTTTCGAGACAGACCCGTAgcatattgtaaataaaagaaaccaaaaataGAGTCccatattttaaacttaatccaattttaatcaatatggAGATTGAAAACATTTCTGAATAATTTAAGACCAAGAAAGTATGTTGAGTATCAAACTTCTATTCTATTTCATTAATGTATTCTTCTCATTATTTGTATGTTCTATTCCGATCAATTCTATTTTAACCCAAAGTAATGAAAAGAACTCCCATCACTGCATTGGAACTATATATCACAGCAACTAAACTTCCTGCTACAGtataagttttatatttttattggagAAAAATCCTATAGGCTATCGTTGAGTATAGAGATTGTTCGTGAATTTCATATAATACATCTATTCCTAGCGTATAAAATATCTACGTTTATATCTTTTCTATTCTCCCCATGTATGGATAAGTAATAATTATTCCGACCTGTTcaatggttttattttgtcttcaGTGTCAATATAGgaattaaaattgcaaaaataaaatataaaaatgctcTTCGGGTAATGATTTAATGATCCAAATTTACAGTCTTAATTAAAACATGCTAGTCCACTTTTGTGGTTTTGATCTTTTCCAGGTGCCTCAGCAAAAAAGAACCCTCGATCGATATACACTTGAGCAGTGATTAATAAAGATACTTTTAATTCTCTATGATTGAACCCTTTCCGTCATTTGTAGGTCGAGTGCATGGTTGAAATTTCATATCTCTAAGGGATTAGAtgcttaaaaatataattattgtttttgttttgagaatATACTCTTCATTACCCTGGATACTTTTGTCATGTACATTTTGCACACTGCTTTGTTCACACGCAGTCTAATACAAGATTTtgatgtctttaaaaaaatgtctaccACTGTTTGTTCACTTtacttatgtatatatgttaaatctATGAATCGTATTgttcttggtaataaacaatacaaatggGCTTGTATGCGAAACGTTTTCCGGATGTGTTGATAACTCCTAAACCCAACCACCACTGATACAAATTATACAGTGTGGTTCAAATTACGATACAGTGTAACTTGCATCGCCTTATTTGAAAgtaagaaataaaatgtttatgcccgtgatgataaaaaatattttctctgaACTTCCTGAaatctatttacatgtactttttagtATTGATCTGtatctaatttttatttttatataacgCAAAATATGGCGCTTTATAAACGAAACTCGAGGGGTGGGCTTGGGTtcctttgaataaaaaataatgcatattgTATAGTAAAACTAAAATGTGCTTGATATTCCggtgaattttgttttaaaaatgtcaattgtTCATTGAAAcagtataaaatatttttaaacagtttcccccacgttattacatgtaatatattaccggaaaaaaattcaaggaaTAATTGGGTTTGCCAAGGGGTCCGGTGCCTATTttttcggtttaaaaaaaaaattatgagaatGAGGTTGAATTCTCccggggaggggaggggggggggggcgtctAGATCCACGcatgtttttttatgtttacatttttctaaattaccgtgtttaaaattttacttctGTTATCATTCCTAATTTATTTTGGGGTTGAATACCTTTTATAGATAATCGATTACTTTAAATGTCTTGAAGGTTGTACGAAACACCTGtcaaatatattatttgaaatattttctaaaatatacacaaaataattgcttaatattatgtaaaagtTAATTTCAATCCATTGtcttaagaaatataaaataaataataccaATGTGTTACTCAAGGCAGAAAAAAACTGAGATATTTGGTGATTTGAAAACCTAAAATAGAATGgtgtttatttgatttttgtgaaatttagccttttatcattaaaaaaaaaaaaacaagtaagaAGTGTTCTTTTCATAGTAAAAACCTGACGCATTTATAGCTATTGTTCAGACTTTATGTCCAtcaaatttcaaggtcatatgaAAAGGGCAAATATGATGACGTCttctaagttttttttttttcttaattatcacCTCGGTCAAAACTACTTAAACCTCAATCAATATAAAACCCactgtcaaattttcattatttcgaGATAActtgaatattgaaaaataatttgaattttagagACCGTCAAGTGCTACAAATCTTTGTCCAAGATAATTTACAAACGCTAGATTTTACATTATATTCCATCAGAATTTACATAAAGTTACCAGTTAGAATTTATTGCAGTAATTGCAAGTAACAAAAGGTATCTCTATAAAAAGCAACATTAACAGTTGGAATATCTTCTTTCTTTCTATTTTATTAGCATTGGCATAGCAAAGGACCATTTCATTTTACACTACAGTGAATGCAACTTCAAAGGGTTGATTTGAGACGATGTAGGCAAAAATTGTGACGTCGgacttttttcttcaatttataaatatttaaaggttTCATTCCAAAGAACAAATATTATCTTTCCAGCGAAAAATGAATTATAGGAAAATGTTTGCTTATCTTTTGCGTTATACCTTAATTGGGAAAACGTTCCGTAAGAATAAATGGcccagtatttttttttagccaGTATGTATCcgttatttatttcattatattttagaatgtacacATTTTGCAAACGagtgaaaaatgttttatccAAGAAATACTATGAAatccaaatattataaaatttaacgagCTGATGAATACTTATGATGTAGAAAAACTTCAAActtttcaaacattattttaaaacgaattgtCTCATGAAGTAAAggatgaaaacaaaatgaaagcatGTCAACTAATCGGAAGCGCTTTGGTTGATCTTGCAATTTTCCAACTAGTAAACgttaatcttattaaaattgatcttttaagaatagaaaattaactttaacaaaaatgaattattgcGGAAATTTGCATGTCTAGAAAAAAGTGATAGTTGAAACATtacgtacatgtaacatatcACACATGGACACAAAGAATGTAGCTAGATTAGGTTATCATTatagtcggggggggggggggggttgttaatatttcatgacaaaatcacaggggccaagcccgttttgacattaatttcaatgtaaccataaataaggttacattgaaattaatgtcaatacgggcttggcccctgatgacaaaataataatataaagcgtttatatatatatatatatatatatatatatatatatatatatatatatatatatatatatatatatatatatatatatatatatatatatatatatcaacttatcttgcatggcaattagtttctagtctgtatttgaattacactttttttatcatatgaatttttagacttttccgacaagaatttcgagaaacccaatatgaatcatgttgtgtaatatttaaagatagatttcaaactatgtattagtaatcgaaacaattctaagaaTCGTATGGATCCAGATATCGAaatctagtctcgttcaaccagatgctcggctgtctccgttaatcgacgacaagcaagagagcctctctgcttgtcggagatttacggagacagccgagagtctggttgaacgagactttattaaaCTATGGCGTAGGAACACataagactacaaaaatatctaaattgttcgtattatttgaaatctgactattttcaaagtgtttatagataagtttccttgaaaaacaatgcttcagcatacataaCATcgaatatttctattattttcaagaactaagtcttgtcagcggtgatgatttgtgctaaggtccaaacactgtttcacgtTCGGtttgagtaactgcataggagagttgattaaaatcaactcccaaaaattgttCATATCAACAGACAACTCTGTAATGTGTTGCTATTTAGTATGAAaggcaaaaaacaaaaaacaaacaaaaacaaaacaatatcaacactgggagccattgtaaacaaatacacccctgcgaatgttattgtcatttaaatttagaccacatggttttatttgaccctttcagtttcgcagtaaaaatcgtgcctcgtgtttatagtctatttcatagaatctataggtacttgtagtcaaatataaaatccagacgtttattgattttaaactttatcttaatTAATTAGAGGATAAAACGAGTTCTAGGAATAAATAtgacaatagaaaatatagGTTTTTTctacaattaacatgcttagtagcgGTCCCccttttattattaatttttgatccgcgcctgacctagtaatagcatcaatagtgaaacagactataatattttatgcagaatgttacttgaaaatagctcgatatacgaagtttttatacaaaacagacacccattctttttttaaaaaacatggtattgcacgcCAAAAGCCTCAAACagggctatgattttattaagctaCCCAATGATTATACTTTCAACCACGTGTGTGGTGAATGAACACGagcgataactctgttctgaatatcatcgtttaatttgaATAACCTCTAGATGATCAAATAAGACATATATCTtaatagattttcatgttttaacataaatcaaagaagGATATGATATGGAAatgaccagtacttacgtattttgagaatattagccaaacacttatacttccgctcgaaatttgacaggaactgaacaaatctcggtgaagtctcgtaaactttcattcgagcacctctgaattaattacatacttagcaacgacaAAGAAAACATCCCGAACACATTCGCATGAGtgaaatatattatcatttatctGGACACTTCACCTATTCGGACGAAAGACTTTTAGACTGAAataactgaggctccactgtacgTTGGTGAACCTCATATATACCAGTGAATTGGTCTTGAGcgcataaaaatatttaaatttaattcaaaaacacCTTTTACGATATTAAACGCATTACAAAAAGGTCTGCTTAACTGTTAGATTAATGTGCGTTTCCTATTCGTACACGTATCAAAAAAGTGTATTTAGTAAAAGATGTTGATTATTACAAAATGGCAGAAAATAAAtgacaaacaatttaaaaaatgcgcgCCAGAGCTACGTCAGCTTCAAACACAAGAAATGATAACACACAGCATCAAGGGTTTTCAGGACCAACCGTAAGAGTATTTACACGACGATTTAAAGAATATGTTTTTGATACCAGGGCACGTGAACATTACAGCTCAATTTCTATTTCAGGGATTCAATGTCTTCTTCTTGACAGTTGTCGTAATTTCCATGGCAACCTTCGTCCTGGGATCACAGCCATCCTTCAGAGAGAAAAAACTGACACACAGCTATCTCTTGTTCATCATCGCGTACTCAAACATTCGATTCTTTGATGAACTAAATTTGCAAAACCCGAAAGAAGTCATGCTTGGTACATCGTTGCCGAACAAGGCAATAAGGGACTGTGAGATTTTCACCTCGGTTTTCTTCACCATAGAAATGATGTTACACTTCATTTCTTGTCCCAGAAAGGCCCGATTTTTCACGTACCCACTGAATGTCATTGACCTTCTGCTGGTAATTGCCATGTGGGTGACCTATGCCCTCGAACAAGACTTGACCTTACTAGTGACGACATATGAACTTGTGCAGTTTTATTTGGTGATGAAATCGTTGTTTGTGTTGCGTCTTTTTCGAGTTTTCCGCTTGATGAAACTTTACTCAGGCTTACGAATAATGATCATGTCGATCCGCGCGAGCCTTAAAGACCTTCTACTGCTATCGCTGTCGTTTCTTCTGGCGTCTCTGTTCTTCGCCAGTTTTATCTACTATGCAGAATTCTATGTGTCCGACACGTTTCCAGACATTTTCATAGGAATATGGTGGTCGGTGGTAACTATGACAACCGTTGGATACGGCGACATGTTCCCAAAATCGACCTTTGGTTACTTTGTGGGTGGAGTCTGCGCTTTCTCGGGGATGCTTATTTTAGCAATGCCCGTGGCAATTCTTGCAACGAACTTCAACGATTTGTACCAGAAAAACAAATTGCGTGAGATGAAACACAAACTTTTACAAACCAAAAGTAAAAGAGAAGAAACACTACACATCCACGTTGCAACTGTTTCTCCTATTGAAACTCAAGGAAAACGTCCTGCCACAATAAAGTGCAATTGGTGATGAATTCAacggtttgtttttgtttatgaaatgcaataaaattaGAAGTTGGTCAACGCTGTTTTTcattaatacatgcatgtactcgaggtggtatgggacacctgtcgatatgAATGTGGTTAAAAGTACAttgtaatcaaaatactttcaccgatttagaaatttcaaattttacaatatttgaccccAAAAACCCCGtgttttttgaaatgtttggaaatgtaaaagatataaaagccccagcgggattcgaactcatgacttacataTTCGTAGTCAACGATCTAAACCATCTCGTTACGCTGTTAGATTACAACTTGgggaaagataaaaaaatataaaattatatttgtttttatttttttgaaaggaagtacgtcacaatatggaggtgtcctaTATTACCCTAAGGCCCAGTATCATGTGAAGAAGTGATCAATGGTAAAACTATTCTAGAATTTGCAGTCAGCAGAATAATGCACATTTATTATTCTGATAACCCTTTCCTTGACACTGGTACCCAATAGGGAGTTATTTTCAAGTTGTGGGGTCATAGATAAAATGAATGCGTGTCCACTCACTACTCCGTGAAAAAGTTGACCCTTTggaaaggtacacagtcaacagTATACAGAAcaagatgggactgtttaaaaacttcgagatatccgagtatttgaAAAATCGAGGTTAAAATAGTGAagaaataagtggttgggacttacaaatcacgtAGACAAATCAACTGTATTccagatatcagtgttcgagataccaaagttcaactgtatatgtttcaaaaacatttcttgttttttattaaagtattttaatttttttgtacattaaaaatattgaatataaattctatttttataaacaatactaCATTTCGTTTATCTCACAAAATCGAAATGACGTGAGTAAACTTACTTCATATTTTGACGAATACAATCATAACAATATTGATCTCTACATTGTTTTTTTGGTTATAAAATCACTACAacaaacaaaatgtataaaattaatttattcatatacatgtatctacatttATAATACAAGGGCATCAAAATATGCCTTCCAAACAAATTTCGTAATTCACACACAACATACACATCTAAAACTTTCGTATAGAATCCTAGATCAGATCCCAATCCGGATCAAATCTCCCATCCTTACAAAATGAAGCATCTCTTTTTCCACAAGTCCAAACAAACACAAATATGATAA includes:
- the LOC128190177 gene encoding potassium voltage-gated channel subfamily C member 3-like, which gives rise to MAEYIIKINVGGLAFETKTSTLARYPDTLLGRLSQNSKFYDNKRKCYFFDRNPNIFVSILDLYRTGSLHFPSYLCGTIIQDELEFWEISPGLLGECCFEQYLKSEGDMNSTRTLKETFEHYGLDYTDEECRTSKRKRILRKIWLLLEEPSSSRLAKGFNVFFLTVVVISMATFVLGSQPSFREKKLTHSYLLFIIAYSNIRFFDELNLQNPKEVMLGTSLPNKAIRDCEIFTSVFFTIEMMLHFISCPRKARFFTYPLNVIDLLLVIAMWVTYALEQDLTLLVTTYELVQFYLVMKSLFVLRLFRVFRLMKLYSGLRIMIMSIRASLKDLLLLSLSFLLASLFFASFIYYAEFYVSDTFPDIFIGIWWSVVTMTTVGYGDMFPKSTFGYFVGGVCAFSGMLILAMPVAILATNFNDLYQKNKLREMKHKLLQTKSKREETLHIHVATVSPIETQGKRPATIKCNW